One window of the Deinococcus betulae genome contains the following:
- a CDS encoding DUF11 domain-containing protein, whose translation MRNPSVLTTLAALALGLFGPAHAVGTPAGTVIQNQATLEFTPDDGPPTSVPTPPVTTTVQPVCALSVLPSGTVAQPGQSFTLLPGEGAALRYVLTNAGNARNTVSLRPVAEAASQFTPGDLSVRADTNGNGQLDADDPAVQTVTLDADAAVTLFVPATTTAANRGDAYVNLVAACATNASGRPGETDDDNVGRLSVGQPPELTLTKTFTPSTLRPGQDTEVTLTARNTGAGPSRAVTVTDFLNTPEMRDFTFISGSARVTGSGVLEFSADGAAWNAAETVPVAAIRVRTPSLAPNETLTLTFRLRAPADAVGTRRNVGQLRSGDIAVDAPADVTVRYTPAIALGPLNNPQALPGGELSEDDKQVRANALLGHEVCFPHTVQNLGDRPDTITITGRVALGQATIRFSERDGTPILEPFRVPDLAPQATKDFNACYFIRSGSVSSAAEDLRIELTAASSQGAANNLTVDVVTTVSQNLLSPVKSGSAGSGLVAPGQEITYTLSFTNTQTFALNNVVIRDDLRNLRVLDAQGNVVRTDTMTFISADQGGVLDGTAVVWRFSRLNPGEGVSLTLRARVPQGTPDGALALNVFTVVSDEIPTPTESNPVENGVFDQANLSMVKTSSPERVSFGQTITYTFTVTNRSATAALQTIRVQDTLPAGLVYIEGSSRLNGAPIEPTVSGRTYTWEIPGLAPGAAAVVTFDAEVTPEAGTQIRNSAIATAISNNGQTQTPVSSAVNTIDPLIFGRNTADVVGYVFMDVNRNGVYDLGTDIPQQNARVILAGGRIALTDAQGRYHFRNLLEGTHALRLDPNSVSAQNLSVPQDAGRPGSRLVYVRNLTSVDFPLAPDLGEIAVIRDTTLRVTATLPLQTAQALTIRKQLFVDETPGEYRVQLTLSATADLSGVQVNDPLPEGAVLIDGQNALTYDTLPTGERAVTYRFRWAGDPKGAVTDPTASWRY comes from the coding sequence GTGCGAAACCCTTCGGTGCTTACAACGCTCGCCGCGCTGGCGCTGGGTCTATTTGGCCCAGCCCACGCGGTCGGCACGCCGGCCGGAACGGTGATTCAGAACCAGGCCACCCTGGAATTCACCCCGGACGACGGCCCGCCTACTTCTGTTCCGACGCCGCCTGTCACGACCACCGTGCAGCCGGTGTGTGCGCTGAGCGTGCTGCCCAGCGGCACGGTGGCCCAGCCAGGCCAGAGCTTTACGCTGCTGCCCGGCGAGGGCGCGGCGCTGCGCTACGTCCTGACGAATGCCGGCAACGCCCGCAACACGGTTAGCCTGCGGCCCGTGGCCGAGGCGGCTTCGCAGTTCACGCCCGGCGACCTGAGCGTGCGGGCCGATACGAACGGCAACGGCCAGCTGGACGCCGACGACCCGGCGGTGCAGACCGTCACTCTGGACGCCGACGCGGCCGTCACGCTGTTCGTACCCGCCACGACCACCGCCGCCAACCGGGGCGACGCCTACGTCAACCTCGTGGCCGCCTGCGCCACCAACGCCTCGGGCCGCCCTGGTGAAACCGACGACGACAACGTAGGCCGCCTGAGCGTGGGTCAGCCCCCCGAGTTGACGCTGACCAAGACCTTCACTCCATCCACCCTGCGCCCCGGCCAGGACACTGAAGTGACCCTGACCGCCCGCAACACTGGCGCCGGCCCCTCGCGCGCCGTGACGGTCACCGACTTCCTGAACACGCCCGAGATGCGCGACTTCACCTTTATCAGTGGCAGCGCGCGCGTGACGGGCAGCGGCGTGCTGGAATTCAGTGCTGACGGCGCGGCCTGGAACGCTGCCGAGACCGTGCCGGTGGCGGCCATCCGCGTGCGGACACCCAGCCTGGCCCCGAATGAGACCCTGACCCTGACCTTCCGCCTGCGCGCGCCCGCTGACGCGGTGGGCACCCGGCGCAACGTGGGTCAGCTGCGCAGCGGCGACATCGCCGTGGACGCGCCGGCCGACGTGACGGTGCGCTACACCCCGGCCATCGCGCTGGGGCCACTGAACAATCCACAGGCCCTGCCCGGCGGCGAACTGAGCGAGGACGACAAGCAGGTGCGCGCCAACGCCCTGCTGGGCCATGAGGTCTGCTTCCCGCACACGGTGCAGAACCTGGGTGACCGCCCCGACACCATTACGATTACCGGGCGCGTGGCGCTGGGCCAGGCGACCATCCGCTTTAGCGAGCGCGACGGCACGCCCATCTTGGAGCCCTTCCGGGTGCCCGATCTGGCCCCCCAGGCCACCAAGGACTTCAACGCCTGCTACTTCATTCGGTCGGGCAGCGTCAGCTCGGCGGCCGAGGACCTGCGTATCGAACTGACGGCCGCCAGCAGCCAGGGCGCCGCCAACAACCTGACGGTGGACGTGGTGACCACGGTGTCCCAGAACCTGCTGAGCCCGGTCAAGTCGGGCAGCGCAGGCAGCGGCCTGGTGGCGCCGGGGCAGGAGATCACCTACACCCTGAGCTTTACCAACACCCAGACGTTTGCCCTGAACAACGTCGTGATCCGTGACGACCTGCGAAACCTGCGCGTGCTGGACGCCCAGGGCAACGTGGTGCGCACCGACACCATGACCTTTATCAGCGCGGACCAGGGCGGCGTGCTGGACGGCACGGCTGTCGTGTGGCGCTTCTCGCGCCTGAACCCCGGCGAGGGCGTGAGCCTGACCCTGCGCGCCCGCGTGCCCCAGGGCACCCCGGACGGCGCGCTGGCCCTCAACGTCTTTACCGTGGTCAGTGACGAGATTCCCACGCCCACCGAGTCCAACCCCGTGGAAAACGGCGTTTTTGACCAGGCCAACCTCAGCATGGTCAAGACCAGCAGCCCCGAGCGGGTGTCGTTCGGGCAGACCATCACCTACACCTTTACCGTGACCAACCGCAGCGCCACGGCCGCCCTGCAGACCATCCGCGTGCAGGACACGCTGCCGGCTGGCCTGGTGTACATCGAGGGCAGCAGCCGCCTGAACGGCGCCCCCATTGAACCGACCGTCTCGGGCCGCACCTACACCTGGGAGATTCCGGGGCTGGCCCCCGGCGCCGCCGCCGTCGTGACCTTTGACGCCGAGGTGACCCCCGAGGCCGGCACCCAGATTCGCAACAGCGCGATTGCCACGGCGATCAGCAACAACGGCCAGACCCAGACCCCGGTCAGCAGCGCCGTGAACACCATTGACCCCCTGATCTTCGGGCGCAACACCGCTGACGTGGTGGGCTACGTGTTCATGGACGTCAACCGCAACGGCGTCTACGACCTGGGCACCGATATTCCGCAGCAGAACGCCCGCGTCATCCTGGCCGGCGGCCGCATCGCCCTGACCGACGCCCAGGGCCGCTACCACTTCCGCAACTTGCTGGAAGGCACCCACGCCCTGCGCCTGGACCCGAACAGCGTGAGTGCCCAGAACCTCAGCGTGCCGCAGGATGCGGGCCGCCCCGGCAGCCGCCTGGTGTACGTGCGCAACCTGACCAGCGTGGATTTCCCGCTGGCCCCCGACCTGGGCGAAATTGCGGTGATCCGCGACACCACCCTGCGCGTGACCGCCACGCTGCCGCTGCAAACGGCCCAGGCCCTGACCATCCGCAAGCAGCTGTTTGTGGACGAGACGCCCGGCGAATACCGCGTGCAGCTGACCCTGAGCGCCACCGCTGACCTGAGCGGGGTGCAGGTCAACGATCCCCTCCCCGAAGGCGCTGTGCTGATTGACGGCCAGAACGCCCTGACCTACGACACGCTGCCGACCGGCGAGCGAGCGGTTACGTACCGCTTCCGCTGGGCGGGCGACCCCAAGGGCGCCGTCACCGACCCGACGGCGAGCTGGAGGTACTGA
- a CDS encoding DUF11 domain-containing protein: protein MKKTWTFVPLIAALAAGTAFAATPAGTQIVNRASIEFTPEGSNTPTDVPSNPVTTTVLPVPSFTITPNDEGPAGPTFPTQNNALRATLVPGGTAVFLYTLTNTGNVPNENYALTTLTASTAGAPLPTDVRYYAKAADTNSDNTLDAAELAAATPITTITDVDQNQAKQFFQVYTVPAAATNTQELGADPVGTRLPNTTGTGFEPAAPFTQPVDNDNYNTVTVNRNDAALIGPKDDADGNGNPLTPPYASPEGVTITPSAADTQTAQAVSTTTTITFTNTVQNGGNRPDVLDITYAQAGFPAGTTVTLLKPDGTALADTDSDGTPDVGTVAPGGTANVLVRVTFPAGGAPAAPTAAPTVTVTTTSSNDPSKKDDTRDIVNLPGLSFGNPTPTPGGNPATPGTPEVGQPGNPGTPIIPPAVCDAATAPTRASIAMEIANLGSATDTFDVRGTAPIRLVDGSTITVNVVYFRDVNGNKVLDAGDVALTDTNTNGVADTGPLAPGAELKLVAAVDVPCAAAAQIITLTQRATSPTTGVTVPDTNDTIVVGKTPVTAPTKSVDKATARPGEDLTYTIIGKNSSNANVTRAFIRDTLPANTTYKSFVATSTATGTVLYSTNGTNWSAAPIAAPQNDGVTVYAGVDTNGNGTIDTGDILAPGQTITATFVVTVK from the coding sequence ATGAAAAAGACCTGGACGTTTGTACCCCTGATTGCCGCGCTGGCCGCTGGCACCGCCTTCGCTGCCACGCCGGCCGGCACCCAGATTGTCAACCGGGCGTCTATCGAGTTCACGCCTGAAGGCAGCAACACGCCCACCGACGTGCCCTCCAACCCGGTCACCACCACCGTGCTGCCGGTGCCCAGCTTTACCATCACCCCCAACGACGAGGGCCCGGCCGGCCCGACCTTCCCCACCCAGAACAACGCCCTGCGCGCTACGCTGGTGCCGGGGGGCACGGCTGTGTTCCTGTACACGCTGACGAACACCGGCAACGTACCCAACGAGAACTACGCGCTGACCACCCTGACGGCCAGCACGGCGGGCGCGCCCCTGCCCACCGACGTGCGCTACTACGCCAAGGCCGCCGACACCAACAGCGACAACACGCTGGACGCCGCCGAACTGGCCGCCGCCACGCCGATCACCACCATCACGGACGTGGACCAGAACCAGGCCAAGCAGTTCTTCCAGGTGTACACGGTGCCCGCAGCGGCCACCAACACCCAGGAGCTGGGCGCCGACCCGGTGGGCACGCGCCTGCCCAACACCACGGGCACGGGCTTTGAGCCTGCCGCGCCGTTCACGCAGCCCGTGGACAACGACAACTACAACACCGTTACCGTGAACCGCAATGACGCCGCGCTGATTGGCCCGAAAGACGACGCCGACGGCAACGGCAACCCGCTGACCCCGCCCTACGCCAGCCCCGAGGGCGTCACGATTACGCCCAGCGCTGCCGACACCCAGACCGCGCAGGCGGTTAGCACCACCACGACCATCACCTTTACCAACACGGTGCAAAACGGCGGCAACCGCCCCGACGTGCTGGACATCACCTACGCCCAGGCGGGGTTCCCGGCCGGCACCACCGTGACGCTGCTCAAGCCTGACGGTACGGCCCTGGCCGACACCGACAGCGACGGCACGCCCGACGTGGGCACGGTCGCTCCCGGCGGCACCGCCAACGTGCTGGTGCGCGTGACCTTCCCGGCCGGCGGCGCGCCGGCAGCCCCAACGGCGGCCCCCACCGTCACGGTCACCACTACCTCCTCCAACGACCCCAGCAAGAAAGACGACACCCGCGACATCGTGAACCTGCCGGGCCTGTCGTTCGGCAACCCCACGCCTACCCCCGGCGGCAACCCGGCCACCCCTGGCACCCCCGAAGTGGGGCAGCCCGGCAACCCCGGCACCCCCATCATTCCGCCGGCCGTGTGCGACGCGGCCACCGCGCCCACGCGCGCCAGCATTGCGATGGAAATCGCCAACCTGGGCAGCGCGACCGACACCTTTGACGTGAGAGGCACCGCGCCTATCCGGCTGGTGGACGGCAGCACCATAACCGTGAACGTGGTGTACTTCCGCGACGTGAACGGCAACAAGGTGCTGGACGCCGGCGACGTGGCCCTGACCGACACCAACACCAACGGTGTGGCCGACACCGGCCCGCTGGCCCCCGGCGCCGAGCTGAAGCTGGTGGCCGCCGTGGACGTGCCCTGCGCCGCCGCTGCCCAGATCATCACCCTGACCCAGCGCGCGACCTCGCCCACGACCGGCGTGACGGTGCCCGACACCAACGACACCATCGTGGTCGGCAAGACTCCGGTGACGGCGCCCACCAAGTCGGTGGACAAAGCCACTGCCCGCCCCGGCGAGGACCTGACCTACACCATCATCGGCAAGAACAGCTCCAACGCCAACGTGACCCGCGCGTTTATCCGCGACACGCTGCCGGCCAACACCACATACAAGAGCTTCGTGGCCACCAGCACGGCCACCGGCACGGTGCTGTACTCGACTAACGGCACCAACTGGAGCGCTGCGCCCATCGCCGCGCCCCAGAACGACGGCGTGACGGTCTACGCCGGCGTGGACACCAACGGCAACGGCACGATTGACACCGGCGACATCCTGGCCCCCGGCCAGACCATCACCGCCACCTTCGTCGTTACCGTCAAGTAA